From Erigeron canadensis isolate Cc75 chromosome 8, C_canadensis_v1, whole genome shotgun sequence, one genomic window encodes:
- the LOC122611214 gene encoding adenylyltransferase and sulfurtransferase MOCS3 — protein MESNGGADESSRLLLELESLKESKREIESRISVIEFQIQNIKSNNNNKKEEEEENIEFGHDLSPDMIYRYSRQLLLPSFGVQGQSNLLKSSILVIGAGGLGSPALLYLAACGVGRLGMVDHDVVELNNLHRQIIHSEAYIGRSKVESAAAACRSINSTIEVVEHKEALRTSNALEIVNKYDIVVDATDNAPSRYMISDCCVLLGKPLVSGAALGLEGQLAVYNYNGGPCYRCLFPTPPPTTACQRCSDSGVLGVVPGVIGCLQALEAIKVASLVGEPLSGRMLLFDALSARIRIVKIRGRSSQCEACGDNPTLTRQQFQHFDYEKFTQSPLSTAPLKLKLLTMDSRISSKEYNEVVKKGEPHVLIDVRPSHHYKIISLPKSMNVPLATLEGRLPEISSALKSVQDVDGNHTGQDASIYVVCRRGNDSQRAVQLLHNLGFPSAKDIVGGLESWAHDVDKRFPTY, from the exons ATGGAATCCAACGGCGGCGCCGACGAATCATCACGGTTGCTCCTTGAACTCGAGTCATTAAAGGAATCCAAGCGAGAAATCGAATCTCGGATATCAGTAATTgaatttcaaattcaaaatattaaatcaaataataataataaaaaagaagaagaagaagaaaatattGAATTTGGTCATGATTTGAGTCCAGatatgatatatagatatagccGTCAGCTTTTACTTCCTTCCTTTGGTGTTCAAG GGCAGTCAAATCTCTTGAAGTCTTCAATTTTAGTCATCGGGGCCGGGGGTTTAGGATCGCCTGCTCTGTTATATCTAGCAGCCTGTGGTGTAG GGCGCTTAGGCATGGTGGATCATGATGTTGTTGAGCTAAACAATCTTCACAGGCAG ATCATCCATAGTGAAGCATACATTGGTCGTTCCAAAGTAGAGTCTGCTGCTGCAGCTTGTCGCTC GATTAATTCAACCATTGAAGTAGTGGAACACAAAGAGGCTTTACGCACATCCAATGCGCTGGAGATTGTGAACAA ATACGACATTGTAGTAGATGCAACAGATAATGCTCCCAGccgatacatgatcagtgattGCTGTGTTTTACTGGGAAAG CCTCTTGTATCAGGTGCTGCATTGGGTTTGGAAGGGCAG CTTGCAGTTTACAATTACAATGGAGGCCCATGTTATCGATGTCTTTTTCCAACTCCACCACCCACAACAGCATGCCAGAGGTGCTCAGACAGTGGAGTTCTAGGTGTAG TTCCTGGTGTTATTGGTTGTCTTCAGGCCCTAGAGGCTATCAAGGTGGCAAGCTTGGTTGGCGAGCCACTTTCAGGAAGGATGCTTCTTTTTGATGCATTGTCTGCCCGGATTCGCATT GTGAAGATTAGAGGAAGGTCATCGCAGTGCGAAGCTTGTGGAGATAATCCAACTTTAACACGCCAACAATTTCAGCATTTTGATTATGAGAAATTCACTCAATCGCCATTGTCTACT GCTCCTTTGAAGTTAAAATTGCTGACAATGGATTCTAGAATAAGCAGCAAAGAATACAATGAGGTTGTTAAAAAGGGCGAGCCACATGTCTTGATTGATGTACGGCCATCCCACCATTATAAGATAATTTCTCTTCCGAAGTCCATGAATGTACCTCTTGCAACTTTGGAAGGTAGGTTGCCTGAGATATCTTCTGCATTAAAATCAGTGCAGGATGTCGATGGAAATCATACTGGCCAAGATGCAAGTATATATGTTGTTTGCAGAAGAGGTAATGATTCACAGAGGGCCGTTCAGTTGCTTCATAACCTGGGTTTTCCATCTGCAAAGGATATTGTCGGTGGATTGGAGTCATGGGCACATGATGTGGACAAGAGATTTCCAACCTATTAG
- the LOC122579778 gene encoding uncharacterized protein LOC122579778 codes for MRRRHLLYLLYTSSVRPPSSTISFFNAPPPLPSPFLIHKVYSHESSQRTHVDDTISHERAPSTLEEFKRLEEEKASQGFASQTEEKAEDGFMEAATGDNNVDSVKESFKEPVGVGNFHHTGDE; via the exons ATGAGACGTCGCCATCTTCTCTACCTTCTCTACACATCTTCAGTACGTCCACCATCCTCCACTATTTCTTTCTTTAATGCGCCGCCGCCACTTCCTTCGCCTTTTCTTATCCACAAG GTATACAGCCATGAGAGTAGCCAAAGAACTCATGTCGACGATACAATCAGTCACGAGAGAGCACCATCGACTTTAGAAGAGTTTAAAAGGTTGGAGGAAGAAAAGGCAAGTCAAGGTTTTGCTAGTCAGACCGAGGAGAAGGCAGAAGATGGTTTCATGGAAGCAGCCACCGGGGACAACAATGTAGATTCCGTCAAGGAAAGTTTCAAGGAGCCTGTTGGCGTCGGTAATTTCCATCACACCGGAGACGAATGA